In Etheostoma cragini isolate CJK2018 chromosome 9, CSU_Ecrag_1.0, whole genome shotgun sequence, the following are encoded in one genomic region:
- the ankrd24 gene encoding ankyrin repeat domain-containing protein 24: MKSLKAKFKKAESQDWTKSDERLLQAVEQNEPDKVSALIVKKGLCPTKLDAEGKSAFHLCASRGRLECLEVIISHGADVNVTDGAGFSALHLAAKNGQSECLKRLLQERLVVDCTDSIGRTPLHHAAVSGCSSCSEILWDFKATLDVQDGDGATPLILAAQMSRVELCVFLLGRGANANIQDNQGRSALMLACESDSVDTVEALLRGGANTQLVDALGHKATDYSVSTGNQRIMQTLQDGAPQAPEGTGEEPPQVPSGTSSVQGGTTPRKRKAPPPPRSSLQIQGLPPSPHPRPAPRAQTPEPQPSSPSPQPPDTQQSAQPEDEEVFEEIRRLRLERGRLLQKIKALEQQQQSALSALEELSQLKQRLEEAEAERDKLLEELKGGHGIGTAEDMDEMFDFPEMLLSKRSRASPAQDEATSQRDADSANPSPVPGDPGTVSELRKQIEELTLHNSELALKVQMLEMFEKDETDMQTSSSDFVPIVQYETLRKEFEALQERFSQAQASYEASSVAEEGGDEKSQEGCADGESLQDLKEKLRGLKEQLASSQSELEELKEQMRLGVLSVECGEGETAAAGAGAGAPEGSLSQEAQQLRTRVTELEEELAKTQGEAGGQSSQDSDTIKQLTEKVEELSAALSQRESTKEDGEKGDQGEETETVKGLRDKVAELEAALAKSKTSGKEEGAAGDGDQVRRLQERVGELEGELRKCVPRSELEEVQVTLGLQCEQLARERADVARRLNNALLDLERLRPPPRAVEEEEEEEEEQSESSEPPGMSEHSRRTMAAVREELEVARQEAAQALDCLCAEQEGRAQDALQLKDAVPLSKHKEALSAVSEQLAQTLQELQEEKTRRGWAEEQAARLEAQLQAMQDAVPKEEHEKVMAELQHSLQASESSAAVAQEALSEKEMELRELKSQKAAEQGLISKEDHEALRLSLQAEINAISARFNDLTRKHEKTCTEVFQVQREALFNKSERQVAESQLATVQKQLAELQAQSSHIQELHKGIQESQGLVKEKDRKITELSKEMFRLKEALGALSPPLGITSSSSAHHGNPGQQMALQNRIAILTQQLQDLERKHKQVVTVYRSHLLAAVQGRMDEEVQGLLLQILRMSQQ; this comes from the exons ATGAAGAGTCTGAAGgcaaagtttaaaaaagctgAG AGTCAGGACTGGACTAAGAGTGATGAGAGGCTCCTGCAGGCTGTGGAGCAGAATGAGCCCGACAAAGTCTCGGCACTCATCGTCAAAAAAGGCCTCTGTCCTACCAAGCTGGATGCCGAGGGCAAGTCAGC GTTCCATCTCTGTGCATCGCGAGGCAGGCTGGAATGTCTGGAGGTCATCATCTCTCACGGAGCAGATGTCAACGTCACTGATGGCGCTG GCTTCAGCGCCCTTCATCTCGCAGCCAAGAATGGCCAATCAGAGTGTTTAAAGAGACTCCTACAG GAGAGATTAGTGGTCGATTGCACCGACAGCATTGGTCGGACACCACTTCATCATGCAG cggtcagTGGCTGCTCGTCCTGCTCTGAGATTCTGTGGGATTTTAAAGCCACTTTGGACGTCCAGGATGGG GACGGGGCCACCCCTTTGATCTTAGCAGCTCAGATGAGCAGAGTGgagctgtgtgtctttctgttggGTCGAGGTGCCAATGCAAACATACAGGACAACCAGGGAAG GTCTGCACTGATGCTGGCGTGTGAGAGTGACAGCGTTGACACCGTGGAAGCTCTACTGAGAGGCGGGGCCAACACACAGCTGGTGGACGCCCTTGGACACAAAGCCACCGACTACAGTGTAAGCACAGGAAACCAACGCATCATGCAAACCTTGCAAGATGGAGCACCTCAAG CTCCTGAGGGCACAGGCGAGGAG CCCCCCCAAGTCCCATCAGGCACCTCATCAGTGCAAGGGGGAACTACCCCCCGCAAACGGAAAGCTCCTCCACCGCCCCGTTCTTCTTTGCAG ATCCAGGGTTTGCCACCCTCTCCACATCCCCGTCCTGCTCCACGTGCCCAGACCCCTGAGCCCCAgccttcttctccctctccccagCCTCCAGATACACAGCAATCAGCCCAG CCAGAAGATGAGGAGGTGTTTGAGGAGATCCGACGGCTGCGTCTGGAGCGAGGCCGTCTGCTCCAGAAGATCAAAGCCTTggagcagcagcaacagagcGCCCTCTCGGCCTTGGAGGAG TTGTCTCAACTAAAGCAGCGTCTAGAGgaggcagaggcagagagagacaagcTGCTTGAGGAGCTGAAGGGAGGCCATGGTATTGGGACCGCTGAGGACATGGATGAAATGTTTGACTTCCCAG AGATGCTGCTCTCCAAGCGCTCCAGAGCCTCGCCTGCTCAGGATGAGGCCACTTCCCAAAGAGACGCAGACTCGGCCAACCCCTCCCCTGTCCCCGGAGACCCAGGAACTGTTTCTGAGCTGCGCAAACAAATAGAGGAACTTACCTTACACAACTCTGAACTAGCTCTCAAAGTGCAG ATGCTGGAGATGTTTGAGAAGGATGAAACCGACATGCAGACCTCCAGCTCGGACTTTGTCCCCATAGTTCAGTATGAGACCCTGAGGAAGGAGTTTGAAGCCCTTCAGGAGCGCTTCTCTCAGGCCCAGGCTTCATACGAGGCCTCCAGCGTGGCAGAGGAGGG TGGGGATGAGAAGTCTCAGGAAGGATGTGCGGATGGAGAGAGTTTGCAAGATCTGAAGGAAAAGTTGAGAGGGCTTAAAGAGCAGTTGGCCTCCTCCCAGTCGGAGTTAGAGGAGCTGAAGGAGCAGATGAGGCTTGGGGTGCTTTCGGTGGAGTGTGGTGAAGGGGAAACTGCCGCAGCAGGTGCTGGTGCTGGGGCTCCAGAGGGGTCTCTGAGCCAGGAGGCACAGCAGCTGAGAACGAGGGTGACGGAGCTAGAGGAGGAGCTAGCAAAAACACAGGGTGAGGCAGGCGGTCAGAGCAGCCAGGACAGTGACACAATCAAACAGCTGACGGAGAAAGTAGAGGAACTCAGTGCTGCTCTGTCCCAGAGAGAGTCTACCAAAGAAGACGGCGAGAAAGGCGACCaaggagaagagacagaaacagtGAAGGGCCTCCGTGACAAAGTGGCTGAGTTGGAGGCAGCCCTGGCAAAGAGCAAGACGTCGGGGAAAGAGGAAGGAGCAGCAGGAGATGGAGATCAGGTCCGTCGTCTCCAGGAGCGTGTGGGAGAGCTAGAGGGGGAGCTGAGAAAGTGTGTGCCTCGCTCGGAGTTGGAGGAGGTGCAGGTGACTCTGGGGCTCCAGTGTGAGCAGCTGGCCAGGGAGAGGGCGGACGTGGCTCGAAGGCTCAACAATGCTCTCCTGGATCTGGAGAGACTCAGGCCTCCTCCACGCGCAgttgaagaagaggaggaggaagaggaggaacagTCAGAGAGCTCAGAGCCCCCAGGCATGTCAG agcaCTCCAGACGCACCATGGCCGCAGTGAGAGAAGAACTGGAGGTGGCGAGGCAGGAAGCAGCCCAGGCTCTGGACTGTCTGTGTGCTGAGCAGGAGGGCCGCGCACAGGACGCCCTACAGCTTAAAGACGCAGTGCCACTCTCTAAACATAAGGAGGCGCTGTCTGCAGTGTCAGAACAGCTAGCTCAGACGCTGCAGGAGCTCCAGGAGGAGAAGACCCGTCGTGGTTGGGCTGAGGAGCAGGCTGCCAGACTGGAAGCCCAACTGCAGGCCATGCAGGATGCCGTACCTAAAGAGGAGCATGAGAAAGTCATG GCAGAGCTCCAGCACTCCCTGCAGGCCAGTGAGAGCAGTGCAGCAGTGGCTCAGGAGGCTCTGAGTGAGAAGGAGATGGAGCTGAGAGAGCTCAAGTCCCAGAAGGCTGCAGAACAGGGTCTGATCTCCAAAGAAGACCACGAGGCTCTGCGGCTCTCTCTGCAGGCCGAGATCAACGCCATCTCAGCCCGTTTCAACGATCTTACTCGCAAACATGAGAAGACTTGCACTGag GTATTCCAGGTGCAGAGAGAGGCTCTCTTTAACAAGAGTGAGCGGCAGGTCGCGGAGTCCCAACTGGCCACGGTGCAGAAGCAGCTAGCCGAATTACAGGCCCAATCCAGCCATATCCAGGAGCTCCACAAGGGCATCCAGGAATCCCAGGGCCTGGTCAAGGAGAAGGACCGCAAG ATAACAGAGCTGTCCAAGGAGATGTTTCGGCTAAAGGAGGCCCTGGGAGCTCTGTCACCTCCTCTGGGCatcacctcctcctcatctgcCCATCATGGTAACCCTGGGCAGCAAATGGCACTGCAGAACAGGATCGCCATTCTTACCCAGCAGCTCCAG GATTTGGAAAGAAAGCACAAACAGGTGGTGACTGTGTACCGTTCACATTTACTAGCAGCTGTACAG GGCCGAATGGACGAAGAGGTACAGGGTCTGCTACTCCAAATCCTGAGGATGTCACAGCAGTGA